One genomic window of Streptomyces sp. NBC_01498 includes the following:
- the glgX gene encoding glycogen debranching protein GlgX, which produces MGHVTDPVEEVGTAGGTPGTGAGGAASRAGAGPTGGTTEATPGAGRAPGAARRAGASAAPPPDVWPGAPTPLGARYRVGPDGVAGTNFALWAGGAEAVELCLFDDAPPAAPSVGGDADDAPSPGDGLVETRLPLTELTHEIWHGFVPGIRPGQRYGFRVHGRWDPWTGARWNPAKLLLDPYARAVDGDFGLPPEVYGHVRDWPQRQVADTVRDEHDSAPYVPKGVVVHDEAPDDEWADDRRPKTPWADSVIYELHVRGFTMRHPGIPDELRGTYAGLAHPAAIDHLVRLGVTAVELLPVHQFAHEDHLLRRGLRNYWGYNSIGYFAPHAGYAAGGTRGQQVREFKRMVRALHRAGIEVILDVVYNHTAEAGELGPTLSLRGIDNRGYYRLQQDARRYTDYTGCGNTLDVVQPQVLRLITDSLRYWVTEMGVDGFRFDLAAALARSMHDVDMLSPFLAVIAQDPVLRRVKLIAEPWDVGAGGYQVGAFPPLWTEWNDRYRDAVRDFWRGATPDVRDLGYRLSGSSDLYAWGGRRPYASVNFVTAHDGFTLRDLVSYEHKHNEANGEGNRDGTDDNRAWNCGAEGETDDPAIDALRRRQQRNLLTTLLLSTGVPMLVAGDEMSRTQGGSNNAYCQDNETSWIDWSLLDRPGPHGLHRLTRRLLALRNTHPVLRRRAFFSGRAQAPDGLRDLAWFRPDGKEMTEGDWYAPASTLGLFLSGRDIPGRDARGRKITDDSFLAVLHSGAEPVDFALPGPPWARSYEVVVDTSYEDQEEEPGTVLDAGTVTTVPARSVLLLRVRG; this is translated from the coding sequence ATGGGTCACGTGACAGATCCGGTGGAAGAGGTCGGGACGGCGGGCGGGACGCCGGGCACGGGGGCGGGCGGGGCGGCGTCCCGGGCCGGGGCGGGCCCGACCGGGGGCACGACCGAGGCCACGCCCGGGGCCGGGCGGGCCCCGGGGGCCGCCCGCCGGGCCGGCGCGTCCGCCGCTCCCCCGCCCGACGTCTGGCCGGGGGCGCCCACACCGCTCGGGGCGCGCTACCGCGTGGGCCCCGACGGGGTCGCGGGCACCAACTTCGCCCTCTGGGCGGGCGGCGCCGAGGCCGTGGAACTGTGCCTCTTCGACGACGCTCCCCCGGCGGCGCCCTCCGTAGGAGGAGACGCCGACGACGCGCCCTCCCCAGGAGACGGCCTCGTGGAGACCCGGCTCCCGCTGACCGAGCTGACCCACGAGATCTGGCACGGCTTCGTGCCCGGGATACGCCCCGGACAGCGGTACGGCTTCCGGGTGCACGGCCGCTGGGACCCCTGGACCGGCGCCCGCTGGAACCCGGCGAAGCTGCTGCTCGACCCGTACGCCCGCGCCGTCGACGGCGACTTCGGGCTGCCGCCCGAGGTGTACGGCCATGTGCGCGACTGGCCGCAGCGGCAGGTCGCCGACACGGTGCGCGACGAGCACGACTCGGCGCCGTACGTCCCCAAGGGCGTCGTCGTCCACGACGAGGCGCCGGACGACGAGTGGGCCGACGACCGGCGCCCCAAGACGCCCTGGGCGGACTCGGTCATCTACGAGCTGCACGTGCGCGGCTTCACCATGCGCCATCCGGGCATCCCCGACGAACTGCGGGGGACGTACGCGGGCCTCGCCCACCCGGCGGCGATCGACCACCTCGTACGGCTCGGGGTGACGGCGGTCGAGCTGCTGCCGGTCCACCAGTTCGCGCACGAGGACCATCTGCTGCGGCGCGGTCTGCGCAACTACTGGGGCTACAACTCCATCGGCTATTTCGCCCCGCACGCCGGCTACGCCGCGGGCGGCACACGCGGGCAGCAGGTCCGCGAGTTCAAGCGGATGGTGCGGGCCCTGCACCGCGCGGGGATCGAGGTCATCCTCGACGTCGTCTACAACCACACCGCGGAGGCCGGCGAGCTGGGCCCGACGCTGTCGCTGCGCGGCATCGACAACCGGGGCTACTACCGCCTCCAGCAGGACGCCCGGCGGTACACGGACTACACCGGCTGCGGCAACACCCTCGACGTCGTCCAGCCGCAGGTCCTGCGGCTGATCACGGACTCGCTGCGGTACTGGGTGACCGAGATGGGGGTCGACGGCTTCCGCTTCGACCTGGCGGCGGCGCTGGCCCGCTCGATGCACGACGTCGACATGCTGTCGCCGTTCCTCGCGGTGATCGCGCAGGACCCGGTGCTGCGTCGGGTGAAGCTCATCGCCGAGCCGTGGGACGTCGGCGCGGGGGGCTACCAGGTCGGGGCGTTCCCGCCGCTGTGGACGGAGTGGAACGACCGCTACCGGGACGCCGTACGGGACTTCTGGCGCGGCGCCACGCCCGACGTACGGGATCTGGGCTACCGGCTCTCCGGGTCGAGCGACCTGTACGCGTGGGGCGGGCGGCGGCCGTACGCCTCCGTCAACTTCGTCACCGCGCACGACGGTTTCACCCTGCGCGACCTCGTCAGTTACGAGCACAAGCACAACGAGGCCAACGGCGAGGGCAACCGGGACGGCACGGACGACAACCGCGCCTGGAACTGCGGCGCGGAGGGCGAGACCGACGACCCGGCGATCGACGCGCTGCGGCGCAGGCAGCAGCGCAACCTGCTCACCACCCTGCTGCTGTCGACCGGCGTGCCGATGCTCGTCGCGGGCGACGAGATGAGCCGTACGCAGGGCGGCAGCAACAACGCGTACTGCCAGGACAACGAGACCAGCTGGATCGACTGGTCCCTGCTCGACCGGCCCGGCCCGCACGGCCTCCACCGGCTCACCAGGCGGCTGCTGGCCCTGCGGAACACCCATCCGGTGCTGCGGCGCCGCGCGTTCTTCTCCGGCCGCGCGCAGGCCCCCGACGGGCTGCGCGACCTGGCGTGGTTCCGGCCCGACGGGAAGGAGATGACCGAGGGGGACTGGTACGCGCCCGCCTCCACCCTCGGCCTGTTCCTGTCGGGACGCGACATCCCCGGCCGGGACGCACGGGGGCGGAAGATCACCGACGACAGTTTCCTCGCGGTGCTCCACTCGGGCGCGGAGCCGGTGGACTTCGCGCTGCCGGGCCCGCCGTGGGCGCGGTCGTACGAGGTGGTCGTGGACACCTCGTACGAGGACCAGGAGGAGGAGCCGGGGACGGTGCTGGACGCGGGGACGGTGACGACGGTGCCCGCGCGGTCGGTGCTGCTGCTGCGGGTACGGGGCTGA
- a CDS encoding ABC transporter ATP-binding protein, which yields MPTSEDVSATDSSAVPNRSAVRSLLRLWPYVRPVRVRLSAAALVAVLASCLGLVFPLVLKWMVDGPIADRDKDGIWLGALWLLLLGIVEAALFGFRRWLVARPLAGVEASMRADLYRHLQRLPVAFHDRWPSGQLLSRGTADLSLLRMFLAFPLTFLVVNATTILVGFLILLMQEWTLGLVLMLPVVPLVVLCSMFEAKYFLVARKAQDQVGDLTTVVEESVLGIRIVKGFGRHRSQALAFRALAERLRGTELGKARLLAGIWALITVIPEVAIGAALVLGTVQVADGQLSTGTLVAFLSTALALRWPVESIGFLLAMSQEAATATERYFEVMDTEEETADRTGRTHPADPAGPAADDTAVDDAKVAREPDGEARSDGLRFDGVSFRYPDAETGSVPVLSEVDLHIRSGETMALVGATGSGKTTLTALVPRLHEATGGRITLDGEDVTLMPRRRLRELVSVAFEEPTLFSATVAENVRMGAESADDAALLRALDVAQADFVQDLPHGVDTEVGEQGLSLSGGQRQRLALARAVVGRPRFLVLDDPLSALDVHTEALVEAALRRVLEETTALVVAHRPSTVMLADRVALISGGRITAVGTHHELLRSNAEYAWLMSGADGEPDAEPGVAAKPGTEAEPRPGAGSAPGAGSETADGAAPENDECDESDTEAQAVEGSMR from the coding sequence ATGCCGACCTCCGAAGATGTATCCGCCACGGACAGCTCCGCCGTCCCGAATCGTTCCGCCGTGCGCTCGCTGCTCAGGCTGTGGCCGTACGTGCGGCCCGTCCGCGTGCGCCTGTCCGCCGCGGCGCTGGTCGCCGTGCTGGCGTCCTGCCTGGGCCTGGTCTTCCCGCTCGTACTGAAGTGGATGGTCGACGGGCCGATCGCCGACCGCGACAAGGACGGCATCTGGCTCGGCGCGCTGTGGCTGCTGCTGCTCGGGATCGTGGAGGCGGCTCTCTTCGGCTTCCGGCGGTGGCTGGTGGCCCGGCCGCTGGCGGGGGTCGAGGCATCGATGCGGGCGGATCTCTACCGGCATCTCCAGCGGCTTCCGGTCGCCTTCCACGACCGCTGGCCGTCGGGGCAGCTGCTGTCGCGCGGGACGGCGGACCTGAGTCTGCTGCGGATGTTCCTGGCGTTTCCGCTGACCTTTCTGGTGGTGAACGCGACGACGATCCTGGTCGGCTTTCTGATTCTGCTGATGCAGGAGTGGACGCTGGGGCTCGTGCTGATGCTGCCCGTGGTGCCGCTGGTCGTCCTCTGTTCGATGTTCGAGGCGAAGTACTTCCTGGTGGCGCGCAAGGCCCAGGACCAGGTGGGCGATCTGACGACGGTGGTCGAGGAGAGCGTCCTCGGCATCCGGATCGTGAAGGGTTTCGGCAGGCACCGCAGCCAGGCGCTGGCGTTCCGGGCGCTCGCCGAGCGGCTGCGCGGTACGGAGCTGGGCAAGGCCCGGCTGCTGGCGGGCATCTGGGCGCTGATCACGGTCATCCCCGAGGTGGCGATCGGCGCGGCGCTGGTGCTCGGCACGGTCCAGGTGGCCGACGGGCAGCTGTCCACGGGCACGCTGGTCGCCTTCCTGTCGACGGCGCTGGCGCTGCGCTGGCCGGTGGAGTCGATCGGCTTCCTGCTGGCGATGAGCCAGGAGGCGGCGACGGCGACCGAGCGGTACTTCGAGGTGATGGACACCGAGGAGGAGACGGCGGACCGGACGGGAAGGACGCACCCGGCGGACCCGGCAGGACCGGCGGCGGACGACACGGCCGTGGACGACGCCAAGGTGGCCCGGGAGCCCGACGGCGAGGCCAGGTCCGACGGGCTGCGCTTCGACGGCGTGTCGTTCCGGTATCCCGACGCGGAGACCGGGTCCGTGCCCGTCCTGTCCGAGGTGGACCTCCACATCAGGTCGGGCGAGACCATGGCGCTCGTCGGCGCGACGGGCTCGGGGAAGACGACGCTGACCGCGCTGGTGCCCCGGCTGCACGAGGCGACGGGCGGGCGGATCACGCTCGACGGCGAGGACGTGACGCTGATGCCCCGGCGGCGGCTGCGCGAGCTGGTGTCGGTGGCCTTCGAGGAGCCGACGCTCTTCTCCGCGACGGTCGCCGAGAACGTCCGGATGGGCGCCGAGAGCGCCGACGACGCCGCGCTGCTGCGCGCGCTGGACGTGGCGCAGGCCGATTTCGTACAGGACCTGCCGCACGGGGTGGACACGGAGGTCGGCGAGCAGGGGCTCAGCCTCTCCGGCGGCCAGCGGCAACGGCTGGCGCTGGCGCGGGCGGTGGTCGGCAGACCGCGCTTCCTGGTGCTGGACGACCCGCTGTCCGCGCTCGACGTCCATACGGAGGCCCTGGTGGAGGCCGCCCTGCGCCGGGTGCTGGAGGAGACGACGGCACTGGTGGTGGCGCACCGGCCGTCGACGGTGATGCTGGCGGACCGGGTGGCGCTGATCTCGGGCGGGCGGATCACGGCGGTCGGCACCCATCACGAACTGCTGCGGAGCAACGCGGAGTACGCGTGGCTGATGTCGGGGGCCGACGGGGAGCCGGACGCGGAGCCGGGAGTGGCCGCGAAGCCCGGCACGGAGGCGGAGCCGAGGCCGGGAGCGGGGTCGGCGCCCGGAGCGGGGTCGGAGACGGCCGACGGTGCCGCGCCGGAGAACGATGAATGTGACGAAAGCGACACAGAGGCGCAAGCCGTCGAGGGGAGCATGCGATGA
- a CDS encoding L,D-transpeptidase, whose product MNGQPISGASATAGRGRGRGPTAFALGSLLLFVTACGGGGDSGASGDAKGGKDGGKVENAASQAVVTIAPKDGATSVATSGALKIGAAKGKLTTVTVKDSKGRAVDGTIAAGGTAWQPARHLAGATKYTVHAIAKDSEGRVSAKDTTFTTLVPKNTFIGHYTPEDGSTVGVGMPVSLNFTRGITDPGAVEKAIKVTAVPEVPIEGHWFGNDRLDFRPEKYWAAGTKVTVELNLDGVEGRPGVYGKQAKTVSFTIGRSMVSTVDAKAKTMKIVKDGKQIRKIDITAGAPATTTYNGQMVISEKHKVTRMNGATVGFGGEYDIKDVPNAMRLSTSGTFVHGNYWASPGTFGSQNVSHGCVGLRDVRGAYDKSTPAAWFYDRSIIGDVVIVKNSNDKNIAPDNGLNGWNMPWAEWTK is encoded by the coding sequence TTGAACGGGCAGCCGATATCGGGGGCATCGGCGACAGCCGGCCGTGGACGGGGCAGGGGACCGACGGCGTTCGCGCTGGGGAGCCTGCTGCTGTTCGTGACGGCGTGCGGCGGGGGCGGCGACTCCGGCGCGAGCGGTGACGCCAAGGGCGGCAAGGACGGCGGCAAGGTCGAGAACGCCGCCTCCCAGGCGGTCGTGACGATCGCTCCGAAGGACGGCGCGACGTCGGTCGCGACGAGCGGGGCGCTCAAGATCGGCGCGGCCAAGGGCAAACTGACGACCGTCACCGTCAAGGACAGCAAGGGCAGAGCGGTCGACGGCACGATCGCCGCCGGCGGTACGGCGTGGCAGCCGGCCCGCCATCTGGCCGGCGCCACGAAGTACACGGTGCACGCGATCGCCAAGGACTCCGAGGGCCGGGTGTCGGCGAAGGACACCACCTTCACCACCCTCGTACCGAAGAACACCTTCATCGGTCACTACACGCCCGAGGACGGCTCGACGGTCGGCGTCGGCATGCCGGTGTCACTGAACTTCACGCGGGGGATCACCGACCCCGGGGCCGTCGAGAAGGCCATCAAGGTGACGGCCGTGCCGGAGGTCCCGATCGAGGGCCACTGGTTCGGCAACGACCGGCTCGACTTCCGGCCCGAGAAGTACTGGGCGGCGGGCACCAAGGTGACCGTGGAGCTCAACCTCGACGGTGTCGAGGGACGGCCCGGGGTCTACGGCAAGCAGGCCAAGACGGTGTCGTTCACCATCGGCCGCTCGATGGTCTCCACGGTCGACGCCAAGGCCAAGACGATGAAGATCGTCAAGGACGGCAAGCAGATCAGGAAGATCGACATCACGGCCGGCGCCCCGGCGACCACCACGTACAACGGTCAGATGGTCATCAGCGAGAAGCACAAGGTGACGCGGATGAACGGCGCCACGGTGGGCTTCGGCGGCGAGTACGACATCAAGGACGTCCCGAACGCCATGCGGCTCTCCACGTCCGGCACCTTCGTCCACGGCAACTACTGGGCGTCGCCCGGGACGTTCGGCTCGCAGAACGTCAGCCACGGCTGCGTCGGACTGCGCGACGTACGGGGTGCCTACGACAAGTCGACGCCGGCCGCGTGGTTCTACGACCGGTCGATCATCGGCGACGTGGTGATCGTGAAGAACTCCAACGACAAGAACATCGCCCCGGACAACGGCCTCAACGGCTGGAACATGCCCTGGGCGGAGTGGACGAAGTAG
- a CDS encoding ATP-binding protein has product MAGLEGVEQPRHGGDVAATRLTPAVEDEQARGVLELFGNPTEGEIRLASRPENAFAARRLTGIVMLHQWSLPPQMADDAVLLVSELVGNAVRHTGARMFGLRMARRRGWIRVEVRDPSRGLPCLLPVRELDTSGRGLFLVDKLSDRWGVDLLPRGKTTWFEMRVADRHP; this is encoded by the coding sequence ATGGCGGGCCTTGAAGGTGTGGAACAACCGCGGCACGGCGGCGACGTGGCCGCCACGCGATTGACGCCCGCCGTCGAGGACGAACAGGCACGCGGAGTCCTCGAACTGTTCGGCAATCCGACGGAGGGCGAAATCCGCCTGGCCTCCCGCCCCGAGAACGCCTTCGCGGCCCGCCGGCTCACCGGCATCGTGATGCTGCACCAGTGGTCGCTCCCCCCGCAGATGGCCGACGACGCGGTCCTGCTCGTCTCCGAGCTGGTCGGCAACGCCGTACGCCACACCGGGGCGCGCATGTTCGGCCTGCGCATGGCGCGCCGCCGGGGCTGGATCCGGGTCGAGGTCCGGGACCCCTCCCGCGGACTGCCCTGCCTGCTGCCGGTGCGCGAGCTGGACACCAGCGGCCGGGGTCTGTTCCTGGTGGACAAGCTCTCCGACCGGTGGGGCGTCGATCTGCTGCCGCGCGGCAAGACGACCTGGTTCGAGATGCGGGTCGCCGACCGCCACCCGTGA
- a CDS encoding ABC transporter permease has protein sequence MASASTAVLKTEARLLTREPGVLFWIVAFPTLLMVILGLIPGFQDPDAALGGRRVIDLYVPIAALLAVIMAGLQAMPPILIGYRERGILRRMSTTPVRPATLLTSQLVLLGAGALASAALVIVVGRIAFGVALPEQPAGYLLALVLATAGALAMGGVVCALAPTQRAGQAIGSALFFPSMFTAGVWLPVQTMPDLMRDIVSCTPMGAASEALDTAMRGGWPHWADLGVLALWAVVLTAGAARWFRWQ, from the coding sequence ATGGCCTCCGCGTCCACCGCCGTCCTCAAGACCGAGGCCCGTCTGCTGACCCGCGAACCCGGTGTCCTCTTCTGGATCGTCGCGTTCCCCACCCTGCTGATGGTGATCCTCGGCCTGATCCCCGGCTTCCAGGACCCGGACGCGGCTCTCGGCGGCCGGCGGGTCATCGACCTGTACGTCCCCATCGCCGCCCTGCTCGCCGTGATCATGGCCGGGCTCCAGGCCATGCCGCCGATCCTGATCGGCTACCGGGAGCGCGGCATCCTGCGCCGTATGTCCACCACCCCCGTACGGCCCGCCACCCTGCTCACCTCGCAGCTCGTTCTGCTGGGCGCCGGCGCGCTCGCCTCGGCGGCCCTGGTCATCGTCGTCGGCCGGATCGCCTTCGGCGTGGCACTGCCGGAACAGCCCGCCGGTTATCTCCTCGCGCTGGTCCTCGCCACCGCCGGCGCCCTCGCCATGGGCGGCGTGGTCTGCGCGCTCGCCCCCACCCAGCGGGCCGGACAGGCCATCGGCTCGGCCCTGTTCTTCCCGTCGATGTTCACGGCCGGGGTCTGGCTGCCGGTCCAGACGATGCCCGACCTGATGCGCGACATCGTCTCCTGCACACCGATGGGCGCCGCCTCGGAGGCCCTGGACACCGCGATGCGCGGCGGCTGGCCGCACTGGGCGGACCTGGGCGTCCTCGCCCTCTGGGCGGTCGTCCTGACCGCCGGCGCCGCCCGCTGGTTCCGCTGGCAGTGA
- a CDS encoding ABC transporter ATP-binding protein, which produces MAIVEVNGLRKSYGGKPAVDGVGFTVEEGEIFGILGPNGAGKTTTVECVEGLRVPDSGTVRVAGLDPVRDHREVTQLLGAQLQESELQAKLTVREALELYSAFYPKPADWRPLAARLGLEEKLSTRFGKLSGGQKQRLFIALALIGGPRVVVLDELTTGLDPRARRDTWSLIEEIRDSGVTVLLVTHFMEEARRLCDRIAVIDRGKVVALDTPSGLIARSTASTVIAFTPSRPLRDEELSALPGAASVRTESDRIVINGTDETVNAVITLLARHQVTAHQLRVTEATLDDAFLDLTETGPDSAVGTESVTGTGPGTGTGTDPGTGSGTPAGTSSHAPYPEKRV; this is translated from the coding sequence ATGGCGATTGTCGAAGTCAACGGTCTGCGCAAGTCGTACGGGGGGAAGCCCGCCGTCGACGGTGTCGGGTTCACCGTCGAGGAGGGCGAGATCTTCGGGATCCTCGGCCCCAACGGCGCGGGCAAGACCACCACCGTCGAATGCGTCGAGGGGCTGCGGGTCCCCGACTCCGGCACGGTCCGGGTCGCCGGGCTCGACCCGGTCCGCGACCACCGGGAGGTCACCCAGCTCCTCGGCGCCCAGCTCCAGGAGAGCGAACTCCAGGCGAAGCTGACGGTGCGCGAGGCGCTGGAGCTGTACTCCGCGTTCTATCCGAAGCCCGCCGACTGGCGTCCACTCGCCGCCCGTCTCGGGCTGGAGGAGAAGCTCTCCACGCGTTTCGGGAAGCTCTCCGGTGGCCAGAAGCAGCGGCTGTTCATCGCGCTGGCCCTGATCGGCGGGCCGCGCGTGGTGGTCCTGGACGAACTGACCACGGGCCTCGACCCGCGCGCCCGGCGTGACACCTGGAGCCTGATCGAGGAGATCAGGGACTCCGGTGTGACCGTGCTGCTGGTCACCCACTTCATGGAGGAGGCCCGGCGGCTCTGCGACCGGATCGCCGTCATCGACCGGGGGAAGGTCGTCGCGCTCGACACCCCCTCCGGACTGATCGCGCGCTCGACCGCGTCCACCGTCATCGCCTTCACCCCGTCCCGGCCGCTGCGCGACGAGGAACTGTCCGCGCTGCCCGGCGCGGCCTCCGTACGGACGGAGAGCGACCGGATCGTCATCAACGGCACCGACGAGACCGTCAACGCGGTCATCACCCTGCTCGCCCGCCACCAGGTCACCGCCCACCAGCTCCGCGTCACCGAGGCCACGCTCGACGACGCCTTCCTGGACCTGACCGAAACCGGCCCCGATTCCGCCGTCGGCACCGAATCCGTGACCGGCACCGGGCCCGGGACGGGGACCGGAACCGATCCCGGCACCGGGTCGGGAACGCCCGCCGGGACCTCCTCCCACGCCCCGTACCCCGAGAAGAGGGTCTGA
- a CDS encoding L,D-transpeptidase encodes MTHVLKRARTGLVTALTWAGLMAGLAGAAGCAVGGTFTESKAPASGDTIRITPRDGAGNIRRDDPVEIRVPDGWLERVEVARVENARRTALPGRISDDGRVWRPAAGADLVLAAKYRVEVVAVDGRGRRSARHSTFTTAVPKSRFIGYFSPENRSTVGTGMIVSFDFNRAVVNRAAVERAIRVTSDPPVEVVGHWFGDRRLDFRPRAYWKPGTRVGVDLRLRDVQAAPGVFGIQRKTVGFTVGRSQVSLVDAEEHTMEVRRDGALVSTVPITAGAAKTPTYNGKMVVTELYDVTRMNGATVGFGGEYDIKDVPHALRLTTSGTFLHGNYWATPDTFGSRNISHGCVGLRDVKGGSADTPAGWFFDRTLVGDVVEVVNSRDKTVAPDNGLGGWNLDWPKWKAGSALAG; translated from the coding sequence GTGACACACGTACTGAAGCGCGCAAGGACCGGCCTCGTCACCGCCCTGACCTGGGCAGGACTGATGGCGGGGCTCGCCGGGGCGGCGGGCTGCGCCGTCGGCGGGACCTTCACCGAGAGCAAGGCCCCGGCGAGCGGGGACACGATCCGGATCACGCCCCGGGACGGCGCCGGGAACATCCGGCGCGACGACCCGGTCGAGATCCGGGTCCCGGACGGCTGGCTGGAGCGGGTCGAGGTCGCGCGGGTCGAGAACGCGCGGCGCACGGCCCTGCCCGGCCGGATCTCCGACGACGGGCGGGTGTGGCGACCGGCGGCGGGCGCGGACCTGGTGCTCGCCGCCAAGTACCGCGTCGAGGTGGTCGCCGTCGACGGCCGGGGCCGCCGCTCGGCCCGCCACTCGACCTTCACCACCGCCGTACCGAAAAGCCGGTTCATCGGCTACTTCTCGCCGGAGAACCGGTCGACCGTCGGCACCGGCATGATCGTCTCCTTCGACTTCAACCGGGCCGTCGTGAACCGCGCCGCCGTCGAGCGCGCCATCCGGGTCACCTCCGACCCGCCGGTCGAGGTCGTCGGCCACTGGTTCGGCGACCGGCGCCTGGACTTCCGGCCGCGCGCGTACTGGAAGCCGGGCACCCGGGTCGGGGTCGACCTGCGGCTGCGGGACGTCCAGGCGGCGCCGGGGGTCTTCGGCATCCAGCGGAAGACCGTGGGCTTCACGGTCGGCCGCTCCCAGGTGTCGCTGGTCGACGCGGAGGAGCACACCATGGAGGTACGGCGCGACGGCGCGCTCGTCTCGACGGTGCCGATCACGGCGGGCGCGGCCAAGACCCCCACGTACAACGGGAAGATGGTCGTCACGGAGCTGTACGACGTGACGCGGATGAACGGCGCCACGGTCGGTTTCGGCGGTGAGTACGACATCAAGGACGTGCCGCACGCGCTGCGGCTGACGACGTCGGGGACCTTCCTGCACGGCAACTACTGGGCCACACCGGACACGTTCGGCTCCCGCAACATCAGCCACGGGTGCGTCGGGCTGCGGGACGTGAAGGGTGGCAGCGCGGACACCCCGGCGGGCTGGTTCTTCGACCGGACGCTCGTCGGCGACGTCGTGGAGGTGGTCAACTCCCGCGACAAGACCGTCGCTCCGGACAACGGACTGGGCGGCTGGAACCTCGACTGGCCGAAGTGGAAGGCGGGTTCCGCCCTGGCCGGCTGA
- a CDS encoding EF-hand domain-containing protein: MADIEEARRAFDRFDADGDGLITASEYKSAMAQLGDFHVTETVAQAVINAHDSNSDGLLTFEEFLASRAKD, encoded by the coding sequence GTGGCGGACATCGAAGAGGCGCGCAGGGCGTTCGACCGGTTCGACGCGGACGGCGACGGACTGATCACCGCGTCCGAGTACAAGAGCGCGATGGCTCAGCTCGGCGACTTCCACGTGACGGAGACCGTCGCCCAGGCCGTCATCAACGCCCACGACTCCAACAGCGACGGACTCCTCACCTTCGAGGAGTTCCTCGCGTCCCGCGCCAAGGACTGA
- a CDS encoding enoyl-CoA hydratase/isomerase family protein, producing MSSVNLEVSGGVGTIRLDRPPMNALNIAIQDRLRDLAAEAGRRDDIRAVVLYGGEKVFAAGADIKEMRDMDHAAMVVRSRELQESFTAVARIPKPVVAAVTGYALGGGCELALCADFRIAAEDARLGQPEILLGLIPGAGGTQRLARLVGPSRAKDLIFTGRQVKAPEALALGLVDRVVPAGEVYEQAHAWAAKLAQGPALALRAAKECVDAGLETELETGLAIERNWFAGLFATEDRERGIRSFVEDGPGKATFR from the coding sequence ATGTCATCTGTGAATCTCGAAGTCTCCGGCGGCGTCGGCACCATCCGGCTCGACCGTCCGCCCATGAACGCGCTGAACATCGCGATCCAGGACCGGCTCCGTGACCTCGCCGCGGAGGCCGGCCGCCGCGACGACATCAGGGCCGTGGTCCTCTACGGCGGGGAGAAGGTGTTCGCCGCCGGCGCGGACATCAAGGAGATGCGCGACATGGACCACGCGGCGATGGTCGTACGCTCCCGGGAACTCCAGGAGTCGTTCACGGCCGTGGCCCGGATCCCGAAGCCCGTGGTCGCGGCCGTCACCGGTTACGCGCTGGGCGGCGGCTGCGAGCTGGCGCTGTGCGCCGACTTCCGGATCGCCGCCGAGGACGCCAGGCTGGGGCAGCCGGAGATCCTGCTCGGGCTGATCCCGGGTGCGGGCGGCACCCAGCGCCTCGCCCGGCTCGTCGGCCCGTCCAGGGCCAAGGACCTCATCTTCACCGGCCGTCAGGTGAAGGCGCCCGAGGCGCTCGCGCTGGGGCTGGTCGACCGTGTCGTACCGGCGGGCGAGGTGTACGAGCAGGCGCACGCGTGGGCCGCGAAGCTCGCGCAGGGGCCGGCGCTCGCGCTGCGGGCGGCGAAGGAATGCGTGGACGCGGGCCTGGAGACGGAGCTGGAGACGGGGCTGGCGATCGAACGCAACTGGTTCGCGGGCCTGTTCGCCACCGAGGACCGGGAGCGCGGCATCCGCAGCTTCGTGGAGGACGGGCCGGGCAAGGCCACGTTCCGCTGA